In Liolophura sinensis isolate JHLJ2023 chromosome 2, CUHK_Ljap_v2, whole genome shotgun sequence, a genomic segment contains:
- the LOC135462771 gene encoding probable E3 ubiquitin-protein ligase MID2: protein MAESKENREEVLTCPICVQTFRKPVTLPCQHSFCRECIAVYADKSKPGQTDEVTCSTGSEGVHQLISCPVCRTPISLGREGAAGLPPNFHLAEIVERFSSAVKVEDDIPYCSLCGEDNQAKAVKFCTDCCLLYCKDCLASFHPMMGAMKRHWLISSQEYLSLETSQRQTSGRDEQSTQQPSCPKHGQPFGLYCVPCRLVICMGCVVDHPEHAVRDIPSAAENAKPAVLNKTSELEKVLQETKESLSGVTRLYNKIQETQELHTQEVERAYCAALEALQAWKQQSLDGIKTRYSQWSVECSAILKHFQLQAQEMERMVEASNDLLASTDVEFLQGSTDFTKTIDDQLNEIKADLEKHEVSRQKLLNSVQHDQVVTRQVTVKETVQERQDLEAAVGGQMSPLRVTKPTLRFTETDGSELRINDSGCVVKAEGLSLDGRWRRAVTDGRYQTGRYYWEIHITCSHECGCAVGVTQESYGVRGRTVPRRNSWYIGMVYSGDEVGCYSHSGGGEIKPDYRQWRRYTRPHHVGVYLDCDDHTLTVLDCDNNQVMYTDSDVIVTEPLVPSVEFDVWSGSVSVSARLVTGDFATLPPVLCDMISTF from the exons ATGGCTGAAAGCAAGGAAAATCGTGAAGAAGTTCTCACATGCCCGATATGTGTGCAAACATTCCGGAAACCCGTAACGTTAccttgtcagcacagtttttgcagGGAGTGTATTGCTGTGTATGCTGACAAGTCTAAACCTGGACAGACAGATGAGGTCACCTGTAGCACGGGGAGTGAGGGTGTTCACCAGCTGATCTCATGCCCTGTATGTCGGACACCAATCAGTCTGGGAAGGGAAGGTGCGGCTGGTCTGCCTCCCAACTTTCACCTGGCAGAAATAGTGGAGAGGTTCTCTTCTGCTGTGAAGGTTGAGGATGACATcccatattgttctctgtgtggTGAGGATAATCAggctaaagctgtcaagttttgtaccgACTGTTGTTTACTGTATTGTAAAGACTGTTTGGCTTCTTTTCATCCCATGATGGGTGCTATGAAGCGTCACTGGCTGATTTCGTCCCAGGAGTACCTCTCTCTGGAAACCTCACAGCGACAGACCAGTGGCAGGGATGAACAATCAACTCAGCAGCCGTCATGTCCAAAACATGGTCAGCCATTCGGCTTGTACTGTGTACCGTGCCGGCTGGTGATCTGTATGGGGTGTGTGGTTGACCATCCGGAACATGCTGTGCGGGATATACCATCTGCAGCGGAGAATGCCAAG CCAGCGGTCTTGAACAAGACCagtgaactggagaaagtgctacaagaaactaaagaatcactgtcaggagttACGAGGCTGTACAATAAGATACAG gAAACCCAGGAACTTCACACTCAAGAGGTAGAAAgggcttattgtgcagccttggaagccttacaagcctggaaacaacagtccttagatggcataaaaacccgctattcacagtggagtgtGGAGTGTAGCGCCATTctcaaacatttccagctaCAGGCTCAGGAAATGGAGAGGATGGTCGAGGCTTCCAATGATTTATTAGCGTCAACAGACGTCGAGTTTTTACAG ggttccacggacttcaccaaaac AATTGATGACCAGCTGAATGAGATAAAAGCAGATCTGGAAAAACATGAGGTCAGCAGACAGAAGCTTCTAAATTCTGTACAACATGACCAAGTTGTTACTAGACAGGTGACTGTGAAAGAGACAGTACAAGAACGTCAGGACTTAGAAGCAGCAGTCGGTGGGCAAATGTCACCTCTACGTGTTACAA agccgacgctgagattcacagagacagacggCAGTGAGCTGAGAATCAATGACAGCGGCTGTGTGGTAAAGGCTGAGGGCTTGTCCTTGGATGGGAGGTggaggagagctgtgacagacgggcgttaccagacgggcaggtactactgggagatacacatcacctgttcacatGAGTGTGGCTGTGCTgtaggagtgacacaggagagctATGGCGTGAGGGGGAGGACAGTCCCTCGCCGTAACTCCTGGTACATTGGGATGGTGTACAGTGGTGATGAGGTTGGGTGTTATAGTCACAGTGGTGgtggtgagatcaaacctgaCTATCGACAGTGGagacgttacacacgacctcatcacgtgggtgtgtacctggactgtgatgaccacacactgacagtcctggactgtgacaacaaccaggtaatgtacactgacagtgatgttatcgtcacagagcctctcgtgccatcGGTTGAGTTTGATGTCTGGTCTGgatctgtgtctgtgtctgctcgtctggtaacgggtgaCTTTGCAACTCTGCCTccagttctctgtgatatgataagcactttctga